A genome region from Deinococcus cellulosilyticus NBRC 106333 = KACC 11606 includes the following:
- a CDS encoding class I SAM-dependent rRNA methyltransferase yields the protein MSSAVLSKRGLERFKTRHPWVYRSDTLSLPREVGIHPVEDDRGRVLGYALVNAQSEISVRVLTYWKEASVDTLIERVHAALDYRESLQPDADSYRLIHAEADELPALVVDKYQDYLVVQNGSAALEIYLDDLLQVLIDRVQPRGILGRFENKNRELEGLSTENVVLYGEVPETIECREADVRYLVNPYTGQKTGAFLDQRENRTLLGQHARGNGLDVFSYHGSFALHLAGKCDALECIDVSEEALKRAEENMQLNGFHHVTFTVANAFDRLRELERSGIRFDTISLDPPAFAKRRKDLEAAYGAYKELNLRCMKLLNPGGVLASSSCSFHVSDSDFYEMLGDAARDAGRRFRILDRRTQAPDHPEMLGVPETRYLKFALLQAMD from the coding sequence ATGTCAAGTGCTGTGCTGAGCAAAAGAGGTCTGGAACGCTTCAAAACCCGTCACCCCTGGGTGTACAGGTCGGACACCCTGAGCCTGCCCCGTGAAGTGGGCATCCATCCGGTGGAGGATGACAGGGGTCGGGTGCTGGGTTACGCCCTGGTGAACGCCCAGAGTGAGATCAGTGTGCGGGTGCTGACCTACTGGAAGGAAGCCAGTGTGGACACCCTGATTGAGCGGGTGCATGCGGCGCTGGATTACCGGGAGAGCCTTCAGCCAGACGCGGACAGTTACCGTCTGATTCACGCCGAGGCAGATGAATTGCCTGCCCTGGTGGTGGACAAATATCAGGATTACCTGGTGGTGCAGAACGGCTCTGCTGCACTGGAAATCTATCTGGATGACCTGCTGCAGGTGCTGATTGACCGTGTGCAGCCCAGAGGCATCCTGGGGCGTTTTGAGAACAAGAACCGGGAACTGGAGGGCCTGAGCACCGAGAATGTGGTGCTGTATGGCGAGGTGCCCGAGACCATCGAATGCCGTGAAGCAGACGTGCGTTATCTGGTGAATCCCTACACCGGTCAGAAAACCGGGGCGTTTCTGGACCAGCGGGAAAACCGCACCCTGCTCGGGCAACATGCCCGGGGGAACGGGCTGGATGTGTTCAGCTACCACGGTTCTTTTGCCCTGCATCTGGCCGGAAAGTGTGATGCGCTGGAGTGCATTGATGTCTCCGAGGAGGCCCTGAAACGGGCCGAGGAGAACATGCAGCTGAATGGCTTTCACCATGTGACTTTCACGGTGGCCAATGCCTTTGACCGCCTGCGGGAACTTGAGCGCTCTGGCATCAGGTTTGACACCATCAGCCTGGACCCTCCGGCCTTTGCCAAACGCCGCAAGGACCTGGAGGCTGCCTATGGGGCCTACAAGGAACTGAACCTGAGGTGCATGAAGCTGCTGAATCCTGGTGGGGTGCTGGCAAGTTCCAGCTGCTCTTTCCACGTTTCAGACAGCGATTTCTACGAGATGCTGGGAGATGCTGCCCGGGATGCCGGACGCAGGTTCCGCATTCTGGACCGCCGCACCCAGGCCCCGGACCATCCGGAAATGCTCGGGGTGCCCGAGACCCGTTACCTGAAGTTTGCGTTGCTTCAGGCGATGGATTGA
- a CDS encoding SDR family NAD(P)-dependent oxidoreductase, with product MMSHPHAQSSDFCALDGRIVAVTNADQGFGRSIAILLAEMDATVILLSENPEAISVLASEIEEQGGEAIPIKASPTSMSDWRAALEKVTEIFGEVHGIVHVADRVSYSHFDYLPEAEWVEIANYNVRSSLTILQHIKRNHQHTWVTIVAPPLDAQLLHMHAFRGALIHLTQHSVQENLRVNLLIPSRAAHSDEWDVGLSTAVCHFADPRMEHIVGNIINVPLPPVPKPEALEALEAAEAEAEWEEENA from the coding sequence ATGATGTCTCATCCTCACGCCCAGTCGTCTGATTTCTGTGCTCTGGATGGTCGCATTGTCGCTGTGACCAACGCCGACCAGGGATTTGGTCGCTCCATTGCCATCCTGCTTGCAGAGATGGACGCCACAGTGATTCTGCTCAGCGAGAACCCCGAGGCCATCAGTGTGCTGGCCTCTGAAATTGAAGAACAGGGAGGGGAAGCCATTCCGATCAAGGCAAGCCCCACCAGCATGTCGGACTGGCGGGCCGCCCTGGAGAAGGTCACCGAGATTTTTGGCGAGGTGCACGGGATTGTTCATGTGGCAGACCGGGTGAGCTATTCTCATTTTGATTACCTTCCCGAAGCCGAGTGGGTGGAAATCGCCAATTACAATGTGCGCTCCAGCCTGACCATTTTGCAGCACATCAAGCGCAACCACCAGCACACCTGGGTGACCATTGTGGCCCCTCCCCTGGACGCTCAACTGCTGCACATGCATGCCTTCCGGGGTGCCCTGATCCACCTGACCCAGCATTCTGTTCAGGAGAACCTGCGGGTGAACCTGCTGATCCCGAGCCGCGCCGCACACAGCGATGAGTGGGATGTGGGGCTCAGCACGGCGGTGTGTCACTTTGCAGACCCCAGAATGGAGCACATCGTCGGGAACATCATCAATGTGCCCCTCCCTCCGGTGCCCAAACCCGAAGCCCTCGAAGCCCTCGAAGCCGCAGAGGCTGAAGCCGAGTGGGAAGAGGAGAATGCGTGA
- the nrdR gene encoding transcriptional regulator NrdR — translation MKCPYCSSADTRVINSRPSDEGASIRRRRECERCGRRFTTYERAQLEPLMVVKRDLHREPFNPDKLLRGLMLATEKRPINHELLRKFAYSFEDENPTHEITSEEIGRRAMLFLKPLDEVAYIRFASVYREFDSLERFIEEIKGLKDQ, via the coding sequence GTGAAGTGCCCTTACTGCTCTTCTGCAGACACCCGGGTGATCAATTCCCGACCCAGCGATGAGGGGGCTTCAATCAGGAGACGCCGGGAGTGTGAGCGCTGTGGACGGCGTTTCACCACCTATGAGCGGGCACAGCTTGAGCCCCTGATGGTGGTGAAAAGGGACCTCCACAGAGAGCCTTTCAATCCGGACAAGTTGCTGCGGGGCCTGATGCTCGCCACCGAGAAGCGTCCCATCAACCATGAACTGCTGCGCAAGTTTGCTTACAGCTTCGAGGATGAGAACCCCACCCACGAAATCACCTCGGAGGAGATTGGCCGCAGGGCGATGCTGTTCCTGAAACCATTGGATGAGGTGGCCTACATCCGTTTTGCCTCGGTGTACCGGGAGTTTGATTCTCTGGAAAGGTTCATTGAGGAGATCAAGGGCCTCAAGGACCAGTAG
- a CDS encoding DUF3248 domain-containing protein produces MGHEEITPELHRSLDQLAGQLVWKIGRDEETDEMIVRVGFASSAPRFARKSKLRAATDADVAEALKTGEYRVEWIE; encoded by the coding sequence ATGGGGCACGAGGAAATCACTCCCGAATTGCACCGCTCTCTGGACCAGCTGGCCGGTCAGCTGGTGTGGAAGATTGGCCGGGATGAAGAGACCGATGAGATGATTGTGCGGGTGGGCTTCGCTTCTTCTGCACCGCGTTTTGCCCGCAAGAGCAAATTGCGTGCGGCCACCGACGCCGATGTCGCAGAAGCCCTGAAGACCGGTGAATACCGGGTGGAATGGATTGAGTAA